A DNA window from Streptomyces sp. 71268 contains the following coding sequences:
- a CDS encoding PhzF family phenazine biosynthesis isomerase, producing the protein MTTRHDLEPHPSEPTPAPAGQPEVLRYTAFSRDPRGGNPAGVVLDATGLTDAEQLAIAAELGYSETAFLTAPPSGLGGEPGRAYTVRFFSPLAEVPFCGHATVAAAVALADRIGPGEVLFATRAGTVPVAVTERDGVAYATLTSVEPKVSEISAADLAEALAALGWAASDLDPRLPARIAYAGARHLVIGAATRERLADLDYDFDRLATFMRAHDLTTLQLAWAAPGGTARSATFHVRDPFPVGGVVEDPATGAAAAAFGAYTRALGITTAPATLTLHQGEDLGRPGLLEVRITAGDPRIAVTGAATRIP; encoded by the coding sequence ATGACGACGCGACACGATCTGGAACCCCACCCCTCCGAGCCCACGCCGGCACCGGCCGGCCAACCCGAGGTGCTGCGCTACACGGCCTTCTCGCGCGATCCACGGGGCGGCAACCCGGCCGGGGTGGTGCTCGACGCGACCGGTCTGACCGACGCGGAGCAGCTCGCCATCGCGGCCGAACTCGGCTATTCGGAGACGGCGTTCCTCACCGCGCCCCCGTCGGGTCTCGGCGGCGAGCCAGGCCGCGCGTACACGGTGCGCTTCTTCAGCCCGCTGGCCGAGGTCCCGTTCTGCGGCCACGCCACGGTGGCCGCGGCGGTGGCGCTCGCGGACCGGATCGGCCCGGGCGAGGTGCTGTTCGCCACCCGGGCCGGCACCGTCCCGGTGGCGGTGACCGAGCGGGACGGCGTCGCGTACGCCACGCTCACCAGCGTCGAGCCGAAGGTCTCCGAGATCTCCGCCGCCGATCTCGCCGAGGCCCTGGCGGCGCTCGGCTGGGCCGCGTCCGACCTCGACCCGCGGCTGCCCGCGCGCATCGCGTACGCGGGCGCGCGCCACCTGGTCATCGGCGCGGCGACCCGGGAACGGCTGGCCGACCTCGACTACGACTTCGACCGGCTCGCCACCTTCATGCGCGCCCACGACCTGACCACCCTGCAACTGGCGTGGGCGGCGCCCGGCGGCACGGCGCGGTCGGCCACCTTCCACGTGCGCGACCCGTTCCCGGTCGGCGGGGTGGTCGAGGACCCGGCCACCGGCGCGGCGGCGGCGGCCTTCGGCGCCTACACGCGCGCCCTCGGCATCACCACGGCGCCGGCCACGCTCACCCTCCACCAGGGCGAAGACCTCGGCCGGCCCGGCCTCCTTGAGGTCCGCATCACCGCCGGCGACCCACGGATCGCGGTGACGGGGGCGGCCACGCGGATTCCCTGA